In one window of Chryseobacterium viscerum DNA:
- a CDS encoding polysaccharide deacetylase family protein — protein sequence MENSNQIFQTNSKKRWKSVQWGSRIFIFVGILLLLALGLMMTLDRSPKIPFKEDYKAVITANKPYLQENKISKEYKGFRSFISEKTIHTNLDKIQKARAERYKNQNRNWAQFPGGIRSAFYVAWDPQSLMSLKRNIRHVNLVFPEWFFLDPKTGDLKTNVDPEGYKVIKRTGVAAMPMLSNNSDQEFHSEGLVKVLNDPQKRTNLIQKITQQCKKYHFKGINIDFEDMNLNSDENLIAFMKELSETFKKNQLLVTMDIMTDNDDYNIPRLNPYVDYFVLMAYDEYSAGSDAGPVSSQKWIEEQTGKIVKQTSPQKIILGLGAYGYDWSSNTDDNTSVTYMQAITKASASKAVIDFNDNTFNLNYSYTDSKNLTHTVFFNDAASIFNTMRFSSEYPLAGTALWRLGSEDSRVWNFYDKDLTFGGLSKLNLKTLENVKGQTMVDYIGDGEVLDVLNTPHDGKIALEIDPKEKIITDENYITYPSSYEVKKYGSAPQKELVLTFDDGPDETYTPQILDVLSKYHVPAAFFLVGLNAEKNLPLVKRIYREGHEIGNHTFTHENVAKVSPERALLELKLTRLLIECVTGHSTILFRAPYNADSEPTTSEEIIPVALARQQNYLDIGENIDPEDWQPGIKADEIVKRVMAGLKLQRGNIILLHDAGGDTREETVKALKILIPTLQKQGYHFTNLTSILHKTRNELMPEVPKTKSYYIMQLNLVLATIIYGISHFLVALFTIFIVLGLIRLVLMAYWAFKEKKKEKKLGGFPILESYPKVSIIVPAYNEEVNIVSSLHNLLKQTYPNFNIIMVDDGSKDSTYEKALEAFPDHPKLKIFTKRNGGKATALNFGISETDAEYVVCIDADTKLQQDAVKYLIARFLNSDPEEKIAAVAGNVKVGNRVNWLTRWQAIEYTTSQNFDRLAYANINAITVIPGAIGAFKRSVIMEAGGYSSDTLAEDCDITVKILKAGYTVANENRAVAVTEAPETASQFLKQRFRWTYGIMQMFWKQRQTFLNPKYKGLGLWAMPNILLFQYIIPFFSPLADVIMFFGILSGNGDKIFTYYLIFLLVDASLALVAFIMQREKLINLLYIIPQRFGYRWLMYIVLFKSLRKALKGEMQSWGFLKRTGNVKEIAAS from the coding sequence GTGGAAAATTCCAATCAGATTTTTCAGACCAACAGCAAGAAACGTTGGAAAAGTGTACAATGGGGAAGCCGTATTTTTATCTTTGTAGGAATTCTGCTTTTGCTTGCTTTGGGGCTGATGATGACTCTGGACAGAAGTCCTAAAATTCCTTTTAAAGAGGATTACAAAGCTGTAATTACGGCCAATAAACCCTATCTTCAGGAGAATAAAATTTCCAAAGAATATAAAGGTTTCAGAAGCTTTATCTCAGAAAAAACAATCCATACCAATCTCGACAAAATCCAGAAGGCGAGAGCAGAAAGATATAAAAATCAGAACAGAAACTGGGCTCAGTTTCCAGGAGGAATCCGGTCTGCATTTTATGTAGCATGGGATCCCCAGTCTCTGATGTCTCTGAAACGAAATATCAGACACGTTAATCTGGTTTTCCCAGAATGGTTTTTCCTTGATCCCAAAACAGGTGATTTGAAAACCAATGTGGATCCGGAAGGATATAAAGTGATCAAAAGAACAGGAGTTGCTGCAATGCCAATGTTGAGTAACAACTCTGATCAGGAATTTCATTCGGAAGGATTAGTGAAAGTGCTTAATGATCCTCAGAAAAGAACAAATCTTATCCAAAAAATTACCCAGCAGTGTAAAAAATATCATTTCAAAGGAATTAATATTGACTTTGAGGATATGAACCTTAATTCTGATGAAAACCTGATTGCCTTTATGAAAGAGCTTTCAGAAACTTTCAAAAAGAACCAGCTGCTGGTGACGATGGATATCATGACGGATAATGATGATTACAACATTCCCAGATTGAATCCTTATGTAGATTACTTTGTGCTGATGGCTTATGACGAATATTCTGCAGGAAGTGATGCCGGTCCGGTTTCTTCTCAAAAATGGATAGAAGAACAGACAGGAAAAATTGTAAAACAAACCTCTCCGCAAAAAATTATACTGGGCCTGGGAGCTTATGGCTACGACTGGAGTTCCAATACAGATGATAACACCTCTGTTACCTACATGCAGGCGATTACAAAAGCCAGTGCCAGTAAAGCTGTCATTGATTTTAATGACAATACGTTTAATTTAAATTATTCTTATACTGATTCTAAAAATTTAACCCACACTGTGTTTTTCAATGATGCGGCTTCTATTTTCAATACAATGCGTTTCTCCTCAGAATATCCATTGGCAGGAACAGCACTCTGGAGACTGGGAAGTGAAGACAGCAGAGTCTGGAATTTTTATGATAAAGACCTTACGTTTGGCGGTCTTTCCAAGCTGAATCTGAAAACCCTGGAAAATGTAAAAGGGCAGACCATGGTGGATTATATCGGTGATGGAGAAGTGCTGGATGTTCTGAATACGCCGCATGATGGAAAAATAGCACTGGAAATTGATCCGAAAGAAAAAATAATCACAGACGAAAATTATATTACCTACCCAAGCTCTTATGAGGTGAAAAAATATGGAAGTGCCCCACAAAAAGAACTGGTGCTTACTTTTGACGATGGTCCGGATGAGACCTATACTCCGCAGATACTGGATGTGCTGTCTAAATACCATGTTCCGGCTGCATTCTTTCTAGTAGGATTAAATGCAGAAAAGAACCTTCCGCTTGTTAAAAGAATTTATCGTGAAGGACACGAAATCGGAAACCACACCTTCACCCATGAAAATGTAGCGAAAGTAAGCCCGGAAAGAGCTTTGCTGGAACTGAAACTGACAAGATTACTGATAGAATGCGTAACGGGGCACAGTACAATTCTGTTCAGAGCTCCCTATAACGCAGACTCTGAGCCTACCACTTCAGAAGAGATTATTCCGGTAGCACTGGCAAGACAGCAAAACTACCTTGATATTGGGGAAAACATAGACCCTGAGGACTGGCAGCCGGGAATAAAAGCAGATGAAATTGTAAAACGGGTAATGGCCGGGCTCAAACTACAGAGAGGAAATATTATCCTTCTTCATGATGCCGGTGGAGATACGAGAGAAGAAACGGTAAAAGCTTTAAAAATTCTGATCCCTACACTTCAGAAACAGGGCTATCATTTTACAAACCTGACCAGTATTCTGCATAAAACCAGAAATGAACTGATGCCTGAGGTTCCGAAAACAAAGTCATATTATATCATGCAGCTTAACCTTGTACTGGCCACCATTATTTATGGAATAAGTCATTTTCTGGTTGCATTATTTACCATTTTCATTGTTTTAGGACTAATCAGACTGGTATTAATGGCGTACTGGGCTTTTAAAGAAAAAAAAAAAGAAAAAAAACTGGGCGGATTTCCGATTTTGGAATCCTATCCGAAAGTTTCCATCATTGTACCTGCTTATAATGAAGAAGTGAATATTGTTTCTTCTCTGCATAATCTGTTGAAGCAGACCTATCCTAATTTTAACATTATTATGGTAGATGACGGAAGTAAAGATTCTACTTATGAAAAAGCATTGGAAGCATTTCCGGATCACCCGAAACTGAAAATTTTCACCAAAAGAAACGGTGGAAAAGCCACAGCTTTAAACTTCGGAATCTCAGAAACTGATGCAGAATATGTAGTATGTATTGATGCTGATACCAAACTGCAGCAGGATGCTGTAAAATATCTGATTGCAAGATTTTTAAACTCAGATCCGGAAGAAAAAATTGCAGCAGTAGCAGGAAATGTGAAAGTTGGAAACAGAGTCAACTGGCTCACCAGATGGCAGGCTATAGAATATACGACAAGTCAGAATTTTGACAGGCTGGCATATGCAAATATCAATGCGATTACTGTCATTCCGGGAGCTATCGGTGCATTCAAAAGATCTGTGATCATGGAAGCTGGAGGCTATTCATCCGATACCTTAGCGGAAGATTGTGATATTACCGTTAAGATTTTAAAAGCAGGATATACGGTTGCCAATGAAAACAGAGCTGTTGCAGTTACTGAAGCTCCGGAAACCGCGAGTCAGTTTTTAAAACAGCGATTCCGCTGGACCTATGGGATCATGCAGATGTTCTGGAAACAGAGACAGACTTTCCTTAATCCCAAATATAAAGGATTGGGACTTTGGGCAATGCCGAATATTTTATTATTCCAATATATCATACCATTTTTCTCACCGCTGGCGGATGTGATTATGTTCTTTGGAATTCTGTCCGGAAACGGTGATAAAATATTTACCTACTATCTGATCTTCCTTTTGGTGGATGCTTCCTTAGCTTTAGTGGCATTCATCATGCAGCGAGAAAAATTAATCAACCTGTTGTATATTATTCCGCAGAGATTCGGGTATAGATGGTTGATGTATATTGTATTGTTTAAAAGTTTAAGAAAAGCATTGAAAGGCGAAATGCAGTCCTGGGGATTCCTGAAAAGAACCGGGAATGTAAAAGAGATAGCAGCTTCTTAA
- a CDS encoding lipocalin family protein, producing the protein MKTIHKIILPVSLGALGLIVFNSYSVRIPRGASAVKNFDLKKYLGRWYEIARFDYRFEKNMDNVTAEYTENSDGTVQVRNKGFDYIKKIWNESIGEAKFVKDTTEARLKVSFFKPIWAGYNVIDIDEDYQYALVAGSSLKYLWILSRTTNIPESIRQRFIQKAKKIGYNTDELIWVKHNQ; encoded by the coding sequence ATGAAAACTATTCATAAAATTATACTCCCCGTTTCGTTGGGAGCATTAGGGCTTATCGTTTTTAATTCCTATTCTGTAAGAATTCCCAGAGGAGCATCTGCGGTAAAGAATTTTGATCTTAAAAAATATCTTGGCAGATGGTATGAGATCGCCCGTTTTGATTACAGGTTTGAAAAAAATATGGATAATGTTACTGCTGAATATACGGAGAATTCGGATGGAACAGTTCAGGTCAGAAATAAAGGGTTCGACTACATAAAAAAAATATGGAATGAATCGATTGGGGAAGCAAAATTTGTAAAAGATACTACGGAAGCCCGCCTGAAAGTTTCATTTTTTAAACCAATCTGGGCTGGTTACAATGTCATAGATATTGATGAAGACTATCAATATGCCCTGGTAGCAGGAAGCAGTTTAAAATATTTATGGATTCTTTCCCGTACAACAAATATTCCGGAAAGCATTCGTCAGCGTTTCATTCAGAAAGCAAAAAAAATAGGTTATAATACCGATGAACTGATCTGGGTGAAGCATAATCAATAA
- a CDS encoding histidine kinase, protein MKMLKLFTIFLLVLFGNIMYSQTTNNSSAAVEEVQVETKKLKKAMDTKNEPAQADSYYNIGETFFNGGNFPKSEEYYVKAKKLYEKLNDKPNIEKATRRLAQSQEKQNKITPAISNYSMAAQVSYSEKSKAVNSNDAARLSSPTPELKAEAIQNNINLTKKENEQGDLAESYSQLADVNLKQKDVSSAEENLNTAYKISKKEAPKQALAINQKLADLYVENKNFEKAIEAKKKVLKEDFVKENSQEKVNQIQELADIYIKKNDPEEAVDLLKNAYGIALDKGHTLEAQKSVKKLDSLYAISGNIDASVQLYRDFLGKLPNLVSKDRSLVDNKILEDTEQRISQLEKERELKDELIRKKNVFNYSLIGVLILLTGLVIFIFRMLKKVQTKNKKIALQSLRREMNPHFIFNSLNSVNHFIATNNELEANQYLTKFSKLMRGVMENSTEDFIPFQQELDLLQNYLALEKTRFADKFDYEIAVDEALNMQNLQIPGMLIQPFLENAIWHGLRYRTEKGFLKLNFEKNESHLKILIEDNGIGIEESKKQKTQHQKTREGRGMKNTLERIQLLNDLYKKDITCSVKDKSNDNGVLVTIKIKMP, encoded by the coding sequence ATGAAAATGCTTAAACTCTTTACTATCTTTTTACTGGTGCTTTTTGGAAATATAATGTATTCCCAAACCACTAATAACAGCAGTGCTGCTGTGGAAGAAGTGCAGGTAGAAACGAAGAAGCTGAAAAAAGCAATGGACACAAAAAATGAACCTGCCCAGGCAGATTCTTATTATAATATCGGTGAAACATTTTTCAATGGCGGAAACTTTCCGAAAAGTGAAGAATATTATGTAAAAGCCAAAAAGCTGTATGAAAAACTCAATGACAAACCCAATATTGAAAAAGCAACCCGAAGACTAGCACAGTCACAGGAAAAACAGAACAAAATAACACCTGCCATCAGCAATTACAGCATGGCAGCACAAGTGAGTTATAGCGAAAAAAGTAAAGCCGTGAATTCTAATGATGCGGCAAGACTTTCTTCTCCTACACCCGAACTGAAAGCAGAAGCAATTCAGAATAACATCAATCTGACTAAAAAGGAAAACGAACAGGGAGACCTTGCAGAAAGTTACAGCCAGCTGGCTGATGTCAATCTGAAACAGAAAGATGTCTCCAGTGCTGAAGAAAACCTGAATACAGCTTATAAAATCTCTAAAAAAGAAGCTCCGAAGCAAGCTTTGGCTATCAATCAAAAACTCGCAGATCTCTACGTTGAAAACAAAAATTTTGAGAAAGCTATTGAAGCCAAAAAGAAGGTGCTGAAAGAAGACTTTGTAAAAGAAAACTCTCAGGAAAAAGTTAACCAGATCCAGGAGCTTGCGGATATTTATATTAAGAAAAATGATCCGGAAGAAGCCGTAGATCTGTTGAAAAATGCCTACGGAATTGCTTTGGACAAAGGCCATACACTAGAAGCACAGAAAAGCGTAAAAAAACTGGACAGCTTGTATGCCATTTCAGGGAATATTGATGCCTCTGTTCAATTGTACAGAGATTTTTTGGGAAAACTACCGAACCTGGTTTCCAAAGACAGAAGCCTCGTTGATAATAAAATTCTGGAAGATACAGAGCAGAGAATCTCACAGCTGGAAAAAGAAAGAGAACTTAAAGACGAACTTATCAGAAAGAAAAATGTCTTTAATTACAGTCTGATCGGAGTTTTAATATTGCTTACCGGATTAGTTATTTTTATTTTCAGAATGCTGAAAAAGGTTCAGACGAAAAATAAGAAAATTGCTCTTCAGTCGCTGCGTAGAGAGATGAATCCGCATTTTATTTTTAACAGTTTAAATAGTGTCAACCATTTTATCGCGACCAATAATGAGCTGGAAGCTAATCAATACCTCACAAAATTCTCCAAGCTGATGCGTGGTGTAATGGAAAATTCTACCGAAGATTTTATTCCTTTCCAACAAGAGCTTGATCTTCTCCAAAATTATCTTGCTCTTGAAAAAACGCGTTTTGCTGATAAATTTGATTACGAGATTGCTGTAGATGAAGCCCTCAATATGCAGAACCTGCAGATTCCGGGAATGCTGATACAGCCGTTTCTGGAAAATGCAATATGGCACGGACTCCGCTACAGAACAGAAAAAGGATTTTTAAAATTAAACTTTGAAAAAAATGAATCACATCTGAAAATTCTTATCGAAGACAACGGAATAGGAATTGAAGAAAGTAAAAAGCAGAAAACCCAGCATCAAAAAACCAGAGAAGGGAGAGGAATGAAAAATACGCTGGAAAGAATTCAGCTTCTGAATGATCTGTACAAAAAAGATATTACCTGTTCTGTAAAAGATAAGTCAAATGATAACGGAGTTTTGGTTACTATAAAAATAAAAATGCCATAA
- a CDS encoding DUF4386 domain-containing protein, producing the protein MTTTTKTARLAGFFYLIVIITGFFSLMYVPSKLIVWENSALTFQNISSSVQLFRVSIASSIICYIAFTLLPLVLYKLLEVVDDRYAKLMVILALISIPISFINLQNKFSVLTIIEETDYLKVFDVKQLQSQIMFLLSNYNKGLLIAQVFWGLWLFPFGYLVYKSGFLPKVLGIFLMLGCFGYLINVFGRIAVPHFSDYLISGYITLPATIGEIGTCLWLLLVGIRNKKIN; encoded by the coding sequence ATGACTACAACTACCAAAACAGCCAGACTCGCGGGATTTTTTTATCTCATTGTTATAATAACCGGATTTTTCAGTTTAATGTACGTTCCGTCAAAGCTGATCGTCTGGGAAAATTCTGCATTGACTTTTCAAAATATTTCGTCTTCAGTGCAGTTATTCAGAGTAAGTATAGCAAGCAGCATTATTTGTTATATTGCTTTTACTTTACTTCCTTTAGTTTTGTATAAACTATTGGAAGTTGTAGATGATCGTTATGCAAAACTGATGGTTATTCTTGCCCTTATCAGTATTCCTATTTCCTTTATCAATCTCCAAAACAAATTTTCTGTTCTTACTATTATTGAAGAAACGGATTATTTAAAAGTGTTTGATGTAAAGCAGTTGCAGAGCCAAATAATGTTCCTGCTGAGCAATTATAACAAAGGACTTTTAATTGCACAGGTTTTCTGGGGATTATGGCTTTTCCCTTTTGGATATCTGGTGTATAAGTCAGGATTCTTACCCAAAGTTTTAGGCATCTTCTTAATGTTGGGGTGTTTTGGATATCTGATCAACGTTTTTGGAAGAATTGCAGTTCCTCATTTTTCAGACTACCTGATATCAGGTTATATTACATTACCGGCAACAATAGGAGAGATAGGAACCTGTTTGTGGCTGCTGCTGGTTGGGATACGAAATAAAAAAATAAATTAA
- a CDS encoding LytR/AlgR family response regulator transcription factor, protein MKIKAVIVDDELIAREVLRSYLTKYCPQVEILGEAENIKEAVPLIAEKQPQLVFLDVEMPFGNAFDVLEATKDFSYETIFITAFSQYSLQALNKSASYYILKPIDIQELILAVNKVVESLEKKEELNRNKILLENLKLKPEKQQLILPTLQGFDVVKTEDIVRLQADGNFTQVYLTDGSKKMVCRFLKHFDDLLESPFVRVHRSHIINTGFVKSYHKSGTVMLSDDTEIEVSGSFKDNFLKVFS, encoded by the coding sequence ATGAAAATAAAAGCTGTCATTGTAGATGATGAACTCATAGCAAGAGAAGTTTTACGAAGCTATCTTACCAAATACTGCCCGCAGGTGGAAATTCTTGGTGAAGCTGAAAATATTAAAGAAGCCGTACCATTGATTGCTGAAAAGCAGCCTCAATTGGTTTTTCTCGATGTAGAAATGCCTTTTGGAAATGCTTTTGACGTTCTGGAAGCCACCAAAGATTTCTCCTATGAAACCATTTTCATTACTGCATTTTCACAATACTCTTTGCAGGCTTTAAATAAATCGGCAAGTTATTATATTTTAAAACCTATTGATATTCAGGAGTTGATTCTTGCGGTGAATAAAGTGGTGGAAAGCCTTGAGAAAAAAGAAGAACTCAACCGGAATAAGATCCTGCTTGAAAACCTGAAATTAAAACCAGAAAAGCAGCAGCTGATTCTTCCAACCCTGCAGGGATTTGATGTCGTAAAGACTGAAGATATTGTGAGACTTCAGGCTGATGGAAACTTTACACAGGTTTATCTTACCGACGGTTCCAAGAAAATGGTGTGCCGGTTTTTAAAACACTTTGATGATCTGTTGGAAAGCCCTTTTGTGAGAGTTCACCGTTCCCATATTATCAATACGGGTTTCGTAAAATCTTATCATAAAAGCGGAACTGTAATGTTGTCTGACGATACAGAAATTGAAGTTTCAGGTAGTTTTAAAGATAATTTCCTGAAGGTATTTTCATAG
- a CDS encoding DUF6326 family protein yields the protein MNNSTKFEDVQINVKIILAGLWASVTLCYLYGDYFELYTPGKARGLVEGTNLLDSPPKLFLASVVLAIPAVMVFLSLILKPVINRILNIIFGTFFTLVMLFIGVISFSDWYLFYVFLAMVECIITILIVKYAWCWKKV from the coding sequence ATGAACAATTCTACAAAATTTGAAGATGTACAGATCAATGTGAAAATCATATTGGCAGGTCTTTGGGCTTCAGTTACTCTGTGCTATCTGTACGGTGATTATTTCGAGCTTTATACTCCGGGGAAAGCACGCGGTCTGGTGGAAGGAACCAATTTATTAGATTCTCCGCCGAAATTATTTCTTGCTTCTGTTGTTCTGGCAATTCCAGCGGTGATGGTATTTCTTTCTCTGATCCTGAAACCAGTGATCAACAGAATTCTCAACATCATTTTTGGTACATTTTTTACTTTGGTTATGTTGTTTATTGGTGTTATTTCCTTCTCGGATTGGTATTTGTTTTATGTTTTCCTTGCAATGGTAGAATGCATCATTACAATATTAATCGTAAAGTACGCATGGTGCTGGAAGAAAGTATAG
- a CDS encoding M13 family metallopeptidase: MKKITLSLFLIAGICTQTTMSAQAKAAKVAVNNTDKGLDLSLMDTSVRPQDDFYNYVSGTWMKTAKIPSDKPTWGSFNKLAEDTDNNSMTILNSLLKDKFADGSEGKKIQDLYATYMNMEKRNADGIKPIQENLNKIDAIKNMADLQTYLTSVTKEGENVFYGWGVDADLKDSKMNAVYLGNASLGLGRDYYQKVNEKNTEAIAEYQKYVASMLKELGYKNADEAAKGIVNYEKSIAQTYLTNEQSRDNTLQYNPKTMAELSALVKNVDLPGYLKKVGVNSDKVIISELGFYKNFDKLVNAQNLPVIKDYLKFHMIHGSASYLSENLGNMKFAFYGKYLRGQQEQRALNKRGFELINGSLGEAFGKLYVEKYFPAEAKAQMVELIDYLKKSFAVHINNLAWMSSTTKEKAMQKLNKFTVKVAYPDKWKDYSKLNILSEANGGNLYKNLQNIGEWQYNKDLAKIGKPVDKTEWGMTPQTVNAYYNPVNNEIVFPAAILQPPFFNPKADAAVNFGGIGAVIGHEMSHGFDDSGAQFDADGNLVDWWTPEDKANFEKATKALASQYDKYEPVKGTFVNGTFTNGENIADLGGVNIAYDALQMYLKDKGNPGKISGFSQDQRFFLSWATVWRTLSSEKYMVNQVKTDPHSPGYFRSFGPLINVDAFYKAFDVKKGDKLYKTPEDRIKIW, translated from the coding sequence ATGAAAAAAATAACGCTTTCTTTGTTTTTAATAGCAGGGATTTGTACTCAGACGACTATGAGCGCACAAGCTAAAGCTGCTAAAGTAGCAGTAAATAACACAGACAAAGGTTTAGACCTTAGCTTGATGGACACTTCAGTGCGTCCTCAGGATGATTTTTACAACTATGTAAGTGGAACATGGATGAAAACTGCCAAAATTCCATCTGACAAACCAACTTGGGGAAGTTTCAATAAACTGGCTGAGGATACGGATAACAATTCCATGACAATCCTGAACTCTCTTCTGAAAGATAAATTTGCTGACGGAAGCGAAGGTAAAAAAATTCAGGATCTGTATGCTACTTACATGAATATGGAGAAGAGAAATGCAGACGGAATCAAGCCTATCCAGGAAAATCTGAATAAAATTGATGCCATTAAAAATATGGCAGATCTTCAGACTTATCTTACATCGGTAACCAAAGAAGGAGAGAATGTTTTTTACGGATGGGGTGTAGATGCAGACCTTAAAGATTCTAAAATGAACGCAGTTTATTTAGGAAACGCTTCTTTAGGTTTGGGAAGAGATTACTATCAGAAAGTAAACGAAAAAAATACAGAAGCCATTGCTGAATATCAGAAATATGTAGCTTCAATGTTAAAAGAATTAGGATACAAAAATGCTGATGAAGCAGCAAAAGGTATCGTAAATTATGAAAAAAGTATCGCACAAACTTACCTGACAAACGAGCAGAGCCGTGATAACACACTTCAGTACAATCCTAAGACGATGGCTGAACTTTCTGCTTTGGTAAAAAATGTTGATCTTCCGGGATATCTTAAAAAAGTAGGAGTAAATTCTGACAAAGTAATTATCAGTGAATTAGGATTCTATAAGAATTTTGATAAATTAGTAAATGCTCAGAATCTTCCTGTAATTAAAGATTATCTGAAATTCCACATGATCCACGGAAGTGCTTCTTACTTAAGTGAAAACTTAGGAAACATGAAGTTCGCTTTCTATGGTAAATACCTTAGAGGACAACAGGAGCAAAGAGCTCTTAACAAAAGAGGGTTTGAGCTGATCAACGGTTCTTTGGGAGAAGCTTTCGGAAAATTATATGTTGAGAAATATTTCCCTGCTGAAGCAAAAGCTCAGATGGTAGAATTGATCGACTATTTAAAGAAAAGCTTCGCCGTTCACATCAATAACTTAGCTTGGATGTCTTCTACAACTAAGGAAAAAGCAATGCAGAAACTGAATAAGTTCACTGTAAAAGTTGCTTATCCGGACAAATGGAAAGACTATTCAAAGTTAAATATCCTTTCTGAAGCAAATGGTGGAAACCTTTATAAAAACCTTCAGAACATTGGAGAATGGCAGTACAACAAAGACTTAGCTAAGATTGGTAAGCCGGTAGATAAAACAGAATGGGGAATGACTCCACAGACTGTAAATGCATATTACAACCCGGTAAACAACGAGATTGTATTCCCTGCAGCAATACTTCAGCCGCCATTCTTCAACCCTAAAGCTGATGCTGCTGTAAACTTTGGAGGTATTGGTGCTGTTATCGGTCACGAAATGAGCCACGGATTTGATGATTCAGGAGCACAGTTCGATGCAGATGGTAACTTAGTAGACTGGTGGACTCCTGAAGATAAAGCGAACTTCGAAAAAGCAACAAAAGCTCTAGCTTCTCAGTATGATAAATATGAGCCTGTAAAAGGAACTTTTGTAAACGGTACTTTCACAAACGGTGAAAATATCGCTGACTTAGGTGGAGTAAACATCGCTTATGATGCTCTTCAAATGTATTTAAAAGATAAAGGAAACCCAGGAAAAATCAGTGGATTCTCTCAGGATCAGAGATTCTTCCTAAGCTGGGCAACTGTTTGGAGAACATTATCCAGTGAGAAATATATGGTGAATCAGGTGAAAACTGACCCGCACTCTCCGGGATATTTCAGAAGTTTTGGTCCGCTTATCAACGTTGATGCCTTCTACAAAGCATTCGATGTGAAAAAAGGAGACAAACTATACAAAACTCCGGAAGACAGAATCAAAATCTGGTAA
- a CDS encoding CinA family nicotinamide mononucleotide deamidase-related protein, with protein sequence MEKAVLITIGDEILSGNTVDTNSNFIAAELKNIGIKVTQILTISDEIETIKEALGVAFEAGDLVITTGGLGPTRDDKTKKALAEYFNDEIALDEVTFNHLKDYMERRGRADILERNKEQAFVPTRSIVFQNHYGTAPCMMMEQDGKLCYSLPGVPYEVKPLIKDQIIPYLQQRFSLHYIHTRIVSVVGIPESILADKIEDWELALPENTALSYLPVGTRVKLRLTASGDNEELLKERTEEEIQKLLPLVEGHVIAVSEDKIENILAEMLTERNLTISTAESCTGGELAKMITSVSGSSKYFLGGMVAYATEKKIKILNVSKETVDHFTVVSEEVAQEMAKGCQELFETHISLSTTGVAGPGKGEDGKDIGTVYYTIRIHEKTVTSKLYMPHLERVDFMDFVSQKVIQDLVSLLINS encoded by the coding sequence ATGGAAAAAGCTGTTCTGATTACAATTGGTGATGAAATCCTTTCGGGAAATACGGTAGATACCAATTCTAATTTTATTGCTGCTGAACTTAAAAACATAGGAATAAAAGTTACTCAGATTCTTACGATCTCAGACGAAATTGAAACCATTAAAGAGGCACTCGGTGTTGCTTTTGAAGCAGGCGACTTAGTCATTACAACAGGAGGGCTGGGGCCTACCAGAGATGACAAAACCAAAAAGGCACTGGCTGAATATTTCAATGATGAAATTGCCCTGGATGAGGTAACGTTCAACCATCTTAAAGACTATATGGAAAGAAGAGGACGGGCAGATATTCTCGAAAGAAACAAAGAACAGGCTTTTGTACCCACCAGATCCATTGTTTTTCAGAATCATTACGGAACGGCACCCTGTATGATGATGGAGCAGGACGGAAAGCTGTGCTATAGTCTTCCGGGAGTTCCTTACGAGGTGAAACCGCTTATTAAAGATCAGATTATTCCTTATTTGCAGCAAAGATTCAGCCTTCATTATATTCATACCAGAATTGTTTCCGTAGTGGGAATTCCTGAGAGTATCCTTGCAGACAAAATTGAAGATTGGGAACTTGCACTTCCGGAAAATACAGCACTGTCTTATCTTCCGGTAGGCACTCGTGTAAAACTCCGCCTGACGGCTTCCGGTGATAATGAAGAATTATTGAAAGAAAGAACAGAAGAAGAAATTCAGAAGCTGCTTCCCCTGGTAGAAGGCCATGTCATAGCAGTATCTGAAGATAAAATTGAAAATATTCTGGCAGAAATGCTTACGGAAAGAAACTTGACAATTTCCACTGCTGAGAGTTGTACCGGAGGGGAACTGGCAAAAATGATTACTTCAGTTTCCGGCAGTTCAAAATATTTCCTTGGTGGAATGGTGGCTTATGCTACAGAAAAGAAGATTAAAATTTTGAATGTTTCTAAAGAAACCGTAGATCATTTTACTGTGGTAAGTGAAGAGGTAGCTCAGGAAATGGCAAAAGGCTGCCAGGAATTGTTTGAAACCCATATTTCCCTTTCCACAACTGGTGTAGCCGGCCCGGGAAAAGGAGAAGACGGTAAAGATATTGGGACGGTTTACTACACAATAAGAATTCATGAGAAAACGGTAACCTCCAAATTATATATGCCGCATCTGGAAAGAGTAGACTTCATGGATTTCGTTTCTCAAAAGGTGATTCAGGATCTTGTAAGCCTTCTTATAAACAGTTAG